In the Cololabis saira isolate AMF1-May2022 chromosome 7, fColSai1.1, whole genome shotgun sequence genome, one interval contains:
- the n4bp3 gene encoding NEDD4-binding protein 3-A yields MATTVQTLPLTRGPSKDFRHPFPAPPLSPRCIMGSVGSLVERPDLSPTKGNRAVPQVRPKQNNGLLKKGLTQRELLNYLNITRKEPKASVSGDGKRDVTSGREEDDVYAKVYHKDGTEVDLTKNSLPTGAKYDKVRFRSSAFKPVTPKNFSSMQNLYPSSKLEDTDQGLSNGLHRSYAEVPKAVSSSSSSSSPSRHGGLTSGGNKALSSVRVMSQEDDNLSDSGHNSMSSLPPYRPPFRPHLGHISASMGHINTIGSLERTTLSSRAVGSGGGGIGEMACRSMATLNRLTPYGGEAPPPYEWTLSLSMEDVVRDLEERLVEKEHELKQMKRNLDESEGAIAQVFEGKQRLWEKEVEDLKRLYAAKLRQVSQHAQRSQRNLQLQLFKAQQEKNRLQEELNSVKREMRHEAPAMPKPTSPTLEETQWEVCQKSGEISLLKQQLRDSQAEVTHKLSEIFQLKTQLRETRTELRNGEAQIEDLKLILQGTQRGWCPSKSACEDGKGPEDNSSTGATGVCGGPTEERLRAELLLERRQNEAQVLAFEEERHTWQTEKDKVIRYQKELQASYLEMYHRNEALDRELHQLRAGRERGDDGVEGGGGSGAGTLEREMPELKSETAGETQRDAPSSSLPWIERIESSEI; encoded by the exons ATGGCAACGACAGTCCAGACTCTTCCTCTGACACGTGGCCCCAGCAAAGACTTCCGCCACCCTTTCCCAGCCCCTCCCCTCTCTCCGCGCTGCATCATGGGAAGTGTTGGCAGTCTGGTGGAAAGGCCCGACCTGTCTCCCACTAAAGGGAACCGCGCAGTCCCCCAGGTGAGGCCCAAACAGAACAATGGGCTGCTGAAGAAAGGCCTCACCCAGAGGGAGCTGCTCAACTACCTCAACATCACCAG AAAAGAGCCCAAAGCAAGTGTGAGTGGCGACGGCAAGAGGGACGTTACCAGTGGCCGAGAGGAGGATGACGTTTACGCCAAAGTCTACCATAAAGATGGCACTGAAGTAGATCTGACGAAGAACTCGCTGCCAACTGGGGCCAAGTATGACAAG GTTCGTTTCCGGTCCTCTGCCTTCAAGCCTGTCACCCCCAAAAACTTCAGCTCCATGCAGAATCTCTATCCATCCTCCAAACTGGAGGATACGGATCAGGGCCTTTCCAATGGATTGCACAGATCGTACGCAGAGGTCCCGAAAGCCGTCTCCAGCTCCTCTTCTTCGTCCTCGCCCTCCCGTCACGGGGGGCTAACTTCAGGAGGCAACAAG GCCCTCTCCTCTGTGCGTGTGATGAGCCAGGAGGATGATAACCTGTCGGACTCGGGCCATAACTCCATGAGCAGCCTGCCGCCATACCGCCCGCCCTTCCGTCCACATCTGGGGCACATCAG cgCATCTATGGGCCACATCAACACCATCGGCTCCCTGGAGCGCACGACTCTGAGCTCGAGGGCAGTGGGATCAGGAGGCGGAGGGATAGGGGAGATGGCGTGTCGAAGCATGGCCACGCTGAACCGACTGACTCCGTACGGCGGCGAGGCTCCACCTCCCTATGAATGGACCCTGTCCCTCTCCATGGAGGACGTG GTACGGGATCTGGAGGAACGCCTGGTGGAGAAGGAGCATGAACTCAAACAGATGAAAAGAAACCTGGACGAAAGTGAGGGCGCCATCGCTCAG GTGTTTGAGGGAAAACAGCGCCTGTGGGAGAAGGAGGTGGAGGACCTGAAGCGTCTGTACGCCGCTAAGCTGCGTCAGGTCTCCCAGCATGCCCAGCGTTCGCAGCGCAACTTGCAGTTGCAGCTGTTCAAGGCCCAGCAGGAGAAGAATCGACTACAAGAGGAGCTTAACAGCGTGAAAAGGGAAATGAGGCACGAAGCCCCAGCCATGCCAAAGCCAACCAGCCCGACCCTAGAGGAGACGCAGTGGGAG GTTTGCCAGAAATCAGGGGAGATCTCCCTGCTGAAGCAGCAGCTTCGGGACTCCCAGGCAGAGGTGACCCACAAGCTGAGCGAGATCTTCCAGCTGAAGACACAGCTCAGGGAGACGCGAACAGAGCTGCGCAACGGGGAGGCCCAGATAGAGGATCTGAAGCTCATCCTGCAGGGGACGCAGCGTGGCTGGTGTCCCTCTAAAAGTGCATGTGAAGATGGGAAAGGACCTGAAGACAATTCATCAACAGGGGCCACAG GAGTCTGCGGGGGCCCTACGGAGGAGCGTCTGCgtgcagagctgctgctggagcggcGCCAAAACGAAGCCCAGGTCCTGGCGTTCGAGGAAGAGAGGCACACATGGCAGACGGAGAAGGACAAGGTCATCCGCTACCAGAAGGAGCTGCAGGCCAGCTACCTGGAGATGTACCACCGCAACGAAGCGCTCGACAGGGAACTGCACCAGCTGAGGGCGGGCAGAGAGCGGGGAGATGACGGagtggaggggggaggggggagcgGAGCAGGAACACTGGAAAGGGAAATGCCAGAGCTCAAGAGTGAGACAGCAGGAGAAACGCAAAGGGACGCTCCTTCCTCCAGTCTGCCGTGGATCGAGAGGATCGAATCATCTGAAATCTGA
- the rmnd5b gene encoding E3 ubiquitin-protein transferase RMND5B yields the protein MEQCACVERELEKVLHRFVTYGHQSEERLDELLRSVCEIRGQLVAFGVQDADLSVLSQTMAQCCKNIKETVQMLASRHKDIHGSVSKVGKAIDRNFDAEISAVVAETVWDTPERQKYLSETIVEHLYRQGMLSVAEDLCQESGVVIDMSMKQPFLELNRILEALRMQDLRPALEWAVTNRQRLLDLNSSLEFKLHRLYFISLLSGGIGNQMQALQYARHFQPFASQHQRDIQILMGSLVYLRHGIENSPYRTLLETNQWAEICNIFTRDACALLGLSVESPLSVSFASGCMALPVLMNIKQVIEQRQCSGVWTHKDELPIEIDLGKKCWYHSVFACPILRQQTSESNPPMKLICGHVISRDALNKLTNAGKLKCPYCPMEQNPSHAKQIYF from the exons ATGGAACAGTGTGCATGTGTGGAGCGGGAGCTGGAGAAAGTGCTCCATCGCTTTGTAACGTATGGCCACCAGTCGGAGGAAAGGCTAGACGAACTCCTTCGCAGCGTCTGTGAGATACGAGGACAGCTAGTTGCTTTTG GAGTACAAGATGCAGACTTATCAGTCCTCTCCCAGACTATGGCCCAGTGTTGTAAGAATATCAAAGAAACCGTGCAGATGTTAGCTTCTCGGCATAAAGACATTCATGGCAGTGTATCCAAAGTTGGCAAAGCCATTGACAGA AATTTTGATGCAGAGATCAGTGCTGTGGTGGCAGAAACAGTTTGGGATACGCCAGAGAGGCAGAAATATCTGAGTGAAACCATTGTGGAGCATCTCTACAGGCAAGGGATGCTCAGCGTTGCAGAGGATCTTTGTCAG GAGTCTGGTGTAGTTATTGACATGAGTATGAAGCAGCCTTTCCTGGAACTAAACAGGATTCTTGAAGCTCTGAGGATGCAGGACCTGAGGCCAGCATTAGA ATGGGCCGTTACAAATCGCCAGCGCCTTCTGGACCTGAACAGCAGTTTAGAGTTCAAGTTGCATCGCTTGTACTTCATAAGTTTGCTCAGTGGAGGAATTGGTAATCAAATGCAGGCCCTGCAATATGCAAGGCACTTTCAGCCTTTTGCTTCTCAGCACCAGAGAG ATATTCAGATCTTGATGGGCAGTCTGGTGTATCTACGTCACGGTATTGAGAACTCTCCGTATCGCACTCTTCTTGAGACGAATCAATGGGCTGAGATCTGCAACATCTTCACCAGGGATGCCTGTGCTCTGCTGGGCCTCTCTGTAGAGTCTCCACTAAGTGTTAG TTTTGCATCGGGTTGCATGGCCTTGCCAGTGCTGATGAACATCAAGCAGGTGATCGAGCAGAGACAGTGCAGTGGAGTCTGGACACACAAAGACGAGCTGCCT ATTGAAATCGACCTGGGAAAGAAGTGCTGGTACCACTCTGTGTTTGCCTGCCCAATTCTCCGGCAGCAGACCTCGGAGAGCAATCCTCCCATGAAGCTCATCTGTGGCCACGTCATCTCCAGAGACGCTCTCAACAAACTCACCAACGCTGGAAA GTTGAAATGCCCATACTGCCCCATGGAGCAGAATCCATCACATGCCAAGCAGATCTACTTTTGA